A genomic region of Octopus sinensis linkage group LG2, ASM634580v1, whole genome shotgun sequence contains the following coding sequences:
- the LOC115225756 gene encoding uncharacterized protein LOC115225756 gives MSSNHAFAKCESPKVVQWKRLIVGQMHPHPLEATILTAQGKGENMIIPRTPLILADMPFKFKRLQFPVRVGFAMSINKSQGQPLKIVGLHLMQQCFSHGQLYVGCSRVGNGNNLFILTPNGKTKNIVYPAALQLSPNVTVIQNSLKVI, from the coding sequence ATGAGTTCCAATCATGCTTTTGCAAAATGTGAATCCCCCAAAGTTGTGCAATGGAAAAGACTGATTGTTGGGCAAATGCATCCACACCCTTTGGAAGCAACAATACTCACTGCAcaaggaaaaggagaaaatatgATTATTCCAAGAACTCCACTGATCCTAGCAGACATGCCCTTTAAATTCAAGAGACTTCAATTTCCAGTAAGAGTTGGTTTtgcaatgtcaattaacaaaaGTCAAGGACAACCACTGAAAATTGTTGGACTTCACCTCATGCAGCAGTGCTTTTCCCATGGTCAGCTCTATGTTGGTTGTTCCAGAGTTGGAAATGGCAACAATCTCTTCATACTCACACCAAATGGTAAAACCAAGAATATTGTTTATCCTGCTGCTTTACAGCTATCTCCAAATGTCACAGTGATACAAAATTCTCTAAAAGTGATATAA